Proteins encoded within one genomic window of Arachis ipaensis cultivar K30076 chromosome B08, Araip1.1, whole genome shotgun sequence:
- the LOC107611563 gene encoding extensin-2-like: MLLLMMIRVLNYYGSHNSPYHPAPQAAPPAHKPHPPYMYKSPPPPSSYIYKSPPPPSPSPPPPYYYKSPPPPSPSLSPPPPYINKSPPPPYYFNSPPPPPYIYKSPPPPSPSPPPPYFYKSPPPPSPSPSPPYIYKSPPPSSPSLPPPYVYKSPPPPPYFYKSPPPPSPSPPPPYI; encoded by the coding sequence ATGTTGCTGCTGATGATGATCAGAGTCCTTAATTATTATGGAAGCCACAACTCTCCCTACCACCCAGCTCCACAGGCGGCGCCACCCGCACATAAACCTCACCCACCCTATATGTACAAGTCTCCCCCTCCTCCATCTTCATACATTTACAAGTCTCCACCACCACCTTCTCCGTCGCCACCTCCTCCATATTATTATAAATCTCCTCCTCCaccttctccttctctttctccaccacctccatatatcaACAAATCTCCTCCTCCTCCCTATTATTTTAACTCTCCACCCCCACCACCATATATCTACAAGTCTCCTCCTCCACCCTCACCttcaccaccacctccatatttcTACAAGTCTCCTCCACCACCATCCCCATCACCATCACCTCCTTATATCTATAAATCGCCACCACCATCATCTCCATCACTACCACCACCATATGTCTACAAGTCTCCACCACCTCCTCCATATTTTTACAAGTCACCACCTCCACCTTCTCCGTCACCTCCTCCACcatatatttaa
- the LOC107611564 gene encoding probable indole-3-acetic acid-amido synthetase GH3.1 — protein MMKTSSSGTSAGERKLMPFIHEELDRRQLLYSLLMPVMNQYVPDLDKGKALHFLFVKAETKTPGGLVARPVLTSYYKSEHFKNHPFDPYNLYTSPNEAILCPDSFQSMYTQMLCGLIMRHQVLRVGAVFASGLLRAIHFLQLNWQHLSHDISTGTLSPKITDPSIRECMAKLLKPDPELAEFITMECSSEDWERIITRIWPNTKYLDVIVTGAMAQYIPTLDYYSGGLPKACTMYGSSECYFGLNLRPISDPSDVSYTIMPNMGYFEFIPHDDSSPLTLSRDSPPPLVDLADVEVGKYYELVITTYCGLNRYCVGDILQVTRFHNTAPEFRFVRRKNVLLSIDSDKTDESELQRGIENASVLLKEFNTTVVEYTSYADTKSIPGHYVIYWELIIKNASRPPTNEVLNQCCLAMEESLNSVYRQGRVADNSIGPLEIRVVKNGTFEELMDYAISRGASINQYKVPRCVSFTPIMKLLDSRVVFVHFSPAAPHWTPERRR, from the exons ATGATGAAAACTTCCAGTTCTGGCACATCTGCTGGCGAAAGAAAACTGATGCCGTTCATTCATGAGGAGTTAGACCGACGTCAGTTACTGTACAGCCTTCTCATGCCAGTCATGAACCA GTACGTCCCTGATTTGGACAAAGGAAAAGCGCTTCACTTCCTGTTCGTGAAGGCAGAAACGAAGACCCCCGGAGGGCTGGTGGCGCGGCCGGTGCTAACAAGCTACTACAAAAGCGAGCACTTCAAGAACCATCCGTTTGACCCATACAACTTGTACACAAGCCCGAATGAGGCGATCCTCTGCCCCGATTCGTTCCAGAGTATGTACACACAGATGCTATGCGGCCTCATCATGCGCCACCAAGTCCTCCGCGTCGGTGCCGTCTTCGCCTCCGGCCTTCTCAGGGCCATCCACTTCCTCCAGCTTAACTGGCAACATTTGAGCCATGACATCTCAACCGGAACCCTAAGCCCCAAAATCACCGACCCTTCCATAAGGGAATGCATGGCCAAACTCCTCAAACCTGACCCGGAGCTGGCGGAATTCATAACGATGGAGTGCTCCAGTGAGGACTGGGAACGGATAATCACAAGAATCTGGCCAAATACTAAGTACCTGGACGTGATCGTCACCGGTGCCATGGCGCAATACATTCCCACGCTGGACTACTACAGTGGTGGATTACCTAAAGCTTGCACCATGTACGGTTCCTCCGAGTGCTACTTTGGTCTTAATCTCAGGCCAATTTCGGATCCTTCTGACGTTTCTTACACCATTATGCCAAACATGGGTTACTTCGAGTTCATTCCACACGATGACTCGTCTCCTCTCACTCTCTCCCGTGACTCGCCGCCGCCGCTCGTTGACCTCGCCGACGTCGAAGTCGGGAAGTACTACGAGCTCGTTATCACAACCTACTGCGGCCTCAACCGTTACTGTGTGGGTGACATTCTTCAAGTCACAAGGTTCCACAACACCGCGCCAGAATTCCGCTTTGTAAGAAGAAAGAACGTTCTTTTGAGCATCGATTCTGACAAAACCGATGAATCGGAGCTTCAGAGAGGCATAGAGAACGCATCTGTGTTGTTAAAGGAGTTCAACACGACGGTGGTTGAGTACACGAGTTATGCAGACACAAAATCGATCCCAGGGCATTACGTGATTTACTGGGAGCTTATTATAAAGAACGCTTCTCGTCCTCCAACTAATGAAGTTCTAAACCAGTGCTGCTTGGCAATGGAGGAGTCTTTAAACTCGGTTTATAGACAGGGAAGAGTTGCAGATAATTCAATTGGACCTTTGGAAATAAGAGTGGTGAAGAATGGAACATTTGAGGAGCTCATGGACTATGCTATCTCCAGGGGTGCGTCCATTAATCAGTACAAGGTTCCAAGGTGCGTAAGCTTCACACCAATAATGAAACTGCTCGACTCTAGGGTGGTCTTTGTTCATTTCAGCCCAGCTGCACCTCACTGGACACCGGAACGTCGTCGTTGA
- the LOC107611560 gene encoding uncharacterized protein LOC107611560: MLFSYHQPKFFYVAIHDARYYEINYGRNLRNGSLPAIPAHGNYTVQFFAIILVNDLDTLMLPLWFSRDYGRSLPRPLTLTTPTGHHHHVGWNMEPNGRIVPHGGWDAVREHYGLRDQWLVLFRYHEAQNTTYVMFFNGHTMEINYLAHAEPGTDSTCISYPTAPSQGT, encoded by the exons ATGCTATTTTCGTATCACCAACCAAAGTTTTTCTACGTGGCCATCCATGACGCAAGATACTACGAGATCAACTATGGAAG AAACTTGCGTAATGGAAGTCTTCCAGCAATCCCCGCACATGGCAACTATACAGTCCAGTTCTTCGCGATAATCCTGGTGAACGACCTCGATACACTG ATGCTCCCGCTATGGTTCTCGCGGGATTATGGCCGGTCCCTACCGCGACCCCTGACCCTAACCACGCCTACAGGACATCATCATCACGTGGGCTGGAATATGGAACCTAATGGAAGGATCGTGCCTCATGGAGGATGGGACGCTGTCCGGGAACACTACGGCCTAAGGGATCAGTGGCTGGTGCTGTTCCGTTATCACGAAGCTCAAAACACCACGTATGTCATGTTCTTCAACGGTCATACAATGGAAATCAACTACTTGGCCCATGCCGAGCCGGGGACGGACTCCACTTGTATAAGCTATCCGACGGCCCCAAGTCAAGGCACATAG
- the LOC107611562 gene encoding protein FAR1-RELATED SEQUENCE 5-like: protein MPNRQKRPRAETRCGCPARMLLRVDDESGRWHVAYFSDAHNHHVLELRFSSMLPGHRRMSEADIEQMNDMRKGGIGVSRIHGFMASLAGGYHNVLYTTRDMHNVNAKQRREGGLDAESCQRYLRECKTNDPALYYKEVVDGEGVLQHLFWCDGTSQIDYQVFGDMVASDAMYKKNVYLSPLVVFSGVNHHNQMVVFATALVADEKEETYVWLLQQLQTSMKRKAPVSIITDGDRQMKSAIEQVFLEAHH, encoded by the coding sequence ATGCCTAACCGGCAAAAGAGGCCGAGGGCCGAGACACGTTGTGGATGCCCTGCAAGGATGCTACTCCGCGTGGACGATGAATCAGGACGTTGGCACGTTGCGTACTTTTCAGACGCGCATAACCACCACGTTCTTGAGTTGCGATTTTCTTCCATGCTTCCAGGCCATCGGAGGATGAGCGAAGCGGACATCGAGCAGATGAACGACATGCGCAAAGGGGGCATTGGCGTCTCCCGAATCCACGGTTTTATGGCGAGCCTAGCCGGCGGGTATCATAATGTCCTGTACACAACAAGGGACATGCACAATGTAAATGCGAAGCAACGAAGGGAGGGTGGCCTAGATGCGGAATCGTGCCAAAGGTATCTCCGAGAGTGCAAGACAAATGATCCAGCACTGTACTACAAGGAAGTTGTTGACGGTGAGGGCGTGTTGCAACATTTGTTTTGGTGTGACGGCACCAGCCAAATTGATTACCAGGTGTTTGGAGACATGGTTGCATCTGATGCAATGTACAAGAAAAACGTTTACCTTTCACCTCTTGTAGTATTCTCCGGTGTGAATCACCACAACCAAATGGTTGTCTTTGCCACTGCACTGGTGGCAGACGAGAAAGAAGAGACCTATGTCTGGCTGCTTCAACAGTTGCAAACTTCAATGAAAAGGAAGGCTCCCGTGTCCATAATAACCGACGGTGACAGGCAAATGAAGTCTGCGATCGAGCAAGTTTTTCTGGAGGCTCACCATTGA